The Miltoncostaea oceani genome includes a region encoding these proteins:
- a CDS encoding FAD-dependent thymidylate synthase — translation MAPYVTDTIGPVFALTGLPEVVKGALFARYSRSPKSLRRLLVDEFLPGDGAVPGGGPPRVGEERADALYERVLAEYGDDSVAQLGGAHVAVEGTSNVLTKVLQWGRLASYLEQSTRYIAFTDRPGGAYRYHRPAAVLGHPDLGPAYVGTLDAAFAGYAALLPRLVEHVGAEVPEEPGTPAAARERAVRARALDLLRGLLPAATTANVGIYASGQAYEAMLIRLAAHPLPEARDCATAMLRELRKVIPAFLTRVDRPDRGGATGAYMATGDRAAEALAARLGPPPSAAPRGPEVHLVDFDPDGEERVLAHALWPSSGRGLADVRDAVAAMDPAARADALRAWAGERGDRRQRPGRGLEATTYAFEVVCDYGAYRDLQRHRMLSLQAQPLTPRLGYDVPDAVVAAGVAADYAAVQASCTALHDALAAELPAHAPYAVTLAHRIRFTMVMNAREAMHLIELRSQPQGHESYRWVAREMHRQIAEVAGHRAIAGMMSFVDASDPAAGRLAAERRQEARRRVP, via the coding sequence CGGCGGGGGCCCGCCCCGGGTCGGCGAGGAGCGCGCCGACGCCCTCTACGAACGGGTGCTCGCCGAGTACGGCGATGACTCGGTCGCGCAGCTCGGGGGGGCCCACGTCGCCGTCGAGGGCACCTCGAACGTCCTGACGAAGGTGCTGCAGTGGGGCCGCCTCGCGAGCTACCTCGAGCAGTCCACCCGCTACATCGCCTTCACCGACCGCCCCGGCGGGGCGTACCGCTACCACCGCCCCGCGGCGGTGCTCGGCCACCCCGACCTCGGCCCCGCCTACGTCGGCACCCTCGACGCCGCCTTCGCGGGGTACGCCGCGCTGCTGCCGCGCCTGGTGGAGCACGTGGGGGCCGAGGTGCCGGAGGAGCCGGGCACGCCCGCCGCGGCCCGCGAACGCGCCGTCCGGGCCCGGGCCCTCGACCTGCTGCGCGGCCTGCTGCCCGCGGCGACGACCGCCAACGTCGGCATCTACGCGTCGGGGCAGGCGTACGAGGCGATGCTGATCCGCCTCGCCGCCCACCCCCTGCCGGAGGCGCGGGACTGCGCGACGGCGATGCTGCGGGAGCTGCGCAAGGTGATCCCCGCGTTCCTCACCCGGGTCGACCGCCCCGACCGGGGCGGGGCGACCGGCGCGTACATGGCCACGGGCGACCGGGCGGCCGAGGCGCTCGCCGCCCGGCTCGGGCCGCCGCCGTCCGCCGCCCCGCGCGGCCCCGAGGTGCACCTCGTCGACTTCGACCCCGACGGCGAGGAGCGCGTGCTCGCCCACGCCCTCTGGCCGTCGTCGGGGCGCGGCCTCGCCGACGTCCGCGACGCGGTCGCCGCGATGGACCCCGCCGCCCGGGCCGACGCCCTGCGGGCGTGGGCCGGGGAGCGCGGCGACCGCCGCCAGCGTCCCGGGCGCGGGCTCGAGGCGACCACCTACGCCTTCGAGGTCGTCTGCGACTACGGCGCGTACCGCGACCTGCAGCGGCACCGCATGCTCAGCCTGCAGGCGCAGCCCCTCACCCCGCGGCTCGGGTACGACGTGCCCGACGCGGTCGTCGCCGCCGGCGTCGCCGCCGACTACGCCGCCGTGCAGGCGTCGTGCACCGCCCTGCACGACGCGCTCGCCGCGGAGCTGCCGGCGCACGCCCCCTACGCCGTCACCCTCGCCCACCGGATCCGCTTCACGATGGTCATGAACGCACGCGAGGCGATGCACCTGATCGAGCTGCGCAGCCAGCCGCAGGGCCACGAGTCGTACCGCTGGGTCGCGCGGGAGATGCACCGGCAGATCGCCGAGGTCGCGGGCCACCGGGCGATCGCCGGGATGATGTCGTTCGTCGATGCGAGCGACCCCGCCGCGGGGCGCCTCGCGGCGGAGCGCCGGCAGGAGGCGCGGCGCCGGGTCCCGTGA
- a CDS encoding VOC family protein, with the protein MNPIPGLGPIHHVGYVVADLDAALAEMSRAFPLTVVVREVMEAQGVEALLADGGSGGAVELIRPLDPEGAIARFLASRGPGFHHVAFEVPDVDAALADLAARGAEVIDTAGRRGLGGHVVGFVHPRSTLGVLTELVQAGHGAAG; encoded by the coding sequence GTGAACCCGATCCCGGGGCTCGGCCCCATCCACCACGTCGGCTATGTCGTCGCCGACCTCGACGCCGCCCTCGCCGAGATGTCGCGGGCGTTCCCCCTCACCGTCGTCGTCCGCGAGGTGATGGAGGCCCAGGGCGTCGAGGCGCTCCTCGCCGACGGCGGGTCCGGCGGGGCGGTCGAGCTGATCCGGCCCCTCGACCCCGAGGGCGCGATCGCCCGGTTCCTCGCGAGCCGCGGCCCCGGGTTCCACCACGTCGCGTTCGAGGTCCCCGACGTCGACGCCGCCCTCGCCGACCTCGCCGCCCGCGGCGCCGAGGTCATCGACACCGCCGGCCGGCGCGGCCTCGGCGGGCACGTCGTCGGCTTCGTCCACCCCCGCTCCACCCTCGGCGTCCTCACCGAGCTGGTGCAGGCCGGCCACGGCGCCGCCGGGTAG
- a CDS encoding SRPBCC family protein translates to MGVVVTVVAPATPAAVWDRWTAFADWPGWNPHCLTAEVDGPLEPGTRLDLHLRDPKGRDYYTRPRLTEVDDRARITWTARGLGLRARTTTILSPEPDGTRISLESDAAGPMAFTYRIALSERVQALMYVAMLDALTDSLRP, encoded by the coding sequence GTGGGCGTCGTGGTGACGGTGGTGGCGCCGGCGACGCCCGCCGCCGTCTGGGACCGCTGGACCGCCTTCGCCGACTGGCCGGGGTGGAACCCCCACTGCCTCACCGCCGAGGTCGACGGGCCGCTGGAACCCGGCACACGCCTCGACCTGCACCTCCGCGACCCGAAGGGCCGCGACTACTACACCCGCCCCCGCCTCACCGAGGTCGACGACCGGGCGCGCATCACGTGGACGGCGCGGGGCCTCGGGCTGCGGGCGCGGACCACCACGATCCTCTCCCCCGAGCCCGACGGGACCCGCATCAGCCTCGAGTCGGACGCCGCGGGGCCGATGGCGTTCACGTACCGCATCGCGCTGAGCGAGCGCGTCCAGGCACTAATGTACGTCGCCATGCTCGACGCCCTCACCGACTCCCTGCGCCCGTGA
- a CDS encoding RidA family protein translates to MSRPGRLRVASGSPFEESIGFSRAVRVGDRVLVSGTAPVLPDGGCPAGAGAQAERCLTIIAEALAAAGAGLDDVVRTRVYLTDPGDADAVSEVHGRVLGAARPAATMVVVAALLDPRWRVEIEAEAVAGDGGGAAGVAPGPVPLP, encoded by the coding sequence GTGAGCCGCCCGGGCCGCCTGCGCGTCGCGTCGGGGTCGCCGTTCGAGGAGTCGATCGGGTTCAGCCGGGCCGTGCGGGTCGGCGACCGCGTGCTGGTGTCGGGGACGGCCCCGGTGCTGCCGGACGGCGGGTGCCCCGCGGGCGCGGGGGCCCAGGCCGAGAGGTGCCTCACGATCATCGCGGAGGCCCTCGCCGCCGCCGGGGCGGGCCTCGACGACGTCGTCCGGACCCGCGTCTACCTCACCGACCCCGGCGACGCCGACGCGGTCTCCGAGGTGCACGGCCGCGTGCTCGGCGCGGCGCGGCCCGCCGCGACGATGGTCGTCGTCGCCGCCCTCCTCGACCCCCGCTGGCGCGTCGAGATCGAGGCGGAGGCGGTCGCCGGCGACGGCGGCGGGGCCGCGGGCGTCGCCCCCGGCCCCGTCCCGCTACCCTGA
- a CDS encoding DUF1385 domain-containing protein yields MADPPRGNRLGGMALANGLLVHGPSHWAAAVRDDDGRMVVASGRKQLFRAGRLTDMPVARGLVRLGEAFAVLPAVRRGLPQARFAMEDRATVGAAVGATVVAAVARRRLRSILAQEIVGAVAGLAPAVLTLRGSRAAIWHAVEHKSIAAYEAGGADEVANAEGHAKEHERCGSNLILPLVVSTVIGNTVTRKLVRRPTFGVRTAMSALSIGAAVEVFSFSARRPEHPVSRLVHGVGHAMQSGFATREPSQSDLLVGRAAMEALIRAEGASRL; encoded by the coding sequence ATGGCTGATCCCCCGCGCGGCAACCGGCTCGGCGGCATGGCGCTCGCCAACGGCCTCCTCGTCCACGGCCCGAGCCACTGGGCGGCGGCGGTGCGCGACGACGACGGGCGCATGGTCGTCGCGTCGGGCCGCAAGCAGCTGTTCCGCGCCGGCCGGCTCACCGACATGCCCGTCGCCCGCGGCCTGGTGCGGCTCGGCGAGGCGTTCGCGGTGCTGCCCGCCGTCCGGCGCGGGCTGCCGCAGGCGCGGTTCGCGATGGAGGACCGGGCGACGGTGGGCGCCGCCGTCGGCGCGACCGTCGTGGCCGCCGTCGCCCGGCGCCGGCTGCGGTCGATCCTCGCGCAGGAGATCGTCGGCGCCGTCGCCGGCCTCGCCCCCGCCGTGCTCACCCTGCGCGGCTCCCGGGCAGCGATCTGGCACGCCGTGGAGCACAAGAGCATCGCCGCGTACGAGGCCGGCGGGGCCGACGAGGTCGCCAACGCCGAGGGCCACGCGAAGGAGCACGAGCGCTGCGGGAGCAACCTGATCCTGCCGCTCGTGGTCTCGACCGTGATCGGCAACACCGTCACCCGCAAGCTGGTGCGCCGCCCGACGTTCGGTGTCCGCACCGCCATGTCGGCGCTCAGCATCGGCGCCGCCGTCGAGGTCTTCTCGTTCTCGGCGCGCCGCCCCGAGCACCCCGTCTCGCGGCTCGTGCACGGCGTCGGCCACGCCATGCAGTCGGGGTTCGCGACCCGTGAGCCCAGCCAGAGCGACCTCCTCGTCGGCCGCGCGGCCATGGAGGCCCTGATCCGCGCCGAGGGCGCCTCCCGCCTCTAG
- a CDS encoding DUF1775 domain-containing protein translates to MSRLVRALLATAALLAVAAPAAAHVDVLPTTVTQGEATEFTARVPSERDLPTTRVRLDVPEQVTVYSLGEPPRGWDVTPIRGADGRIRSIVWGGGSIPPERYADFTFLGTAFGEGEAVWPARQTYADGQVKPWTGPPETEGAVESGPGDPGPAARVTIAAEGAAPATGGSTSSSSSSSSDDSGVGIWLGVIAIAIAALAMLAVGFLWSTRPLTLPGDEEPPR, encoded by the coding sequence GTGAGCCGCCTCGTGCGGGCACTCCTCGCGACGGCCGCGCTCCTCGCCGTCGCCGCCCCCGCCGCCGCCCACGTCGACGTGCTCCCGACCACCGTCACCCAGGGCGAGGCGACCGAGTTCACCGCCCGCGTCCCCTCCGAGCGCGACCTGCCGACGACGCGGGTCCGGCTCGACGTGCCCGAGCAGGTCACCGTCTACAGCCTCGGGGAGCCCCCGCGCGGCTGGGACGTGACGCCGATCCGCGGGGCCGACGGGCGGATCCGCTCCATCGTGTGGGGCGGCGGGAGCATCCCGCCCGAGCGCTACGCCGACTTCACGTTCCTCGGCACCGCCTTCGGCGAGGGCGAGGCCGTGTGGCCCGCCCGCCAGACGTACGCCGACGGCCAGGTGAAGCCCTGGACCGGGCCGCCGGAGACCGAGGGCGCCGTCGAGAGCGGCCCCGGCGACCCGGGCCCCGCGGCGCGCGTCACGATCGCGGCGGAGGGCGCCGCCCCCGCCACCGGGGGGTCCACGTCGTCCTCCTCCTCGTCGTCGTCGGACGACTCCGGCGTCGGCATCTGGCTCGGGGTGATCGCCATCGCCATCGCCGCCCTCGCCATGCTGGCCGTCGGGTTCCTGTGGTCGACGCGGCCGCTGACGCTGCCCGGCGACGAGGAGCCCCCCCGGTGA